From Salvelinus namaycush isolate Seneca chromosome 2, SaNama_1.0, whole genome shotgun sequence, one genomic window encodes:
- the LOC120020782 gene encoding urocortin-3-like: MRGMHLSLCLALLLPWCNQCQRTGSASAKLGKEDTGDLLAVKLINRSGILGPLLPPEFHPTPQQTRAPRPASQVSKRARQGSRFTLSLDVPTSILSVLIDLAKNHDMRAKAAANAELMARIGKRK; this comes from the coding sequence ATGCGAGGCATGCATCTAAGTCTGTGTCTGGCTCTGCTGCTGCCATGGTGCAACCAGTGCCAGAGAACGGGCTCTGCCAGTGCCAAGCTGGGAAAAGAAGACACAGGAGACCTGTTGGCTGTCAAACTCATAAACCGCAGTGGCATCCTGGGCCCTCTGCTCCCCCCAGAGTTCCATCCAACACCCCAGCAGACCAGAGCCCCACGTCCGGCCTCCCAGGTCTCCAAGAGAGCCCGGCAAGGGTCCCGCTTCACCCTGTCCCTGGATGTCCCCACCAGCATCCTCAGTGTCCTCATAGACCTTGCCAAGAACCACGACATGAGAGCCAAGGCTGCTGCCAATGCAGAGCTGATGGCACGCATTGGGAAAAGGAAATAA